A genomic stretch from Onychostoma macrolepis isolate SWU-2019 chromosome 02, ASM1243209v1, whole genome shotgun sequence includes:
- the dusp28 gene encoding dual specificity phosphatase 28 isoform X2, which translates to MPNLQLTRLVCQPFPSMRVSTLRVPVYDDPQEDLYKYFDRCADAIASEAERGGRTVVYCKNGRSRSATVCVAYLMKHQGLTLTDAFQVVKSARSVVEPNPGFWTQLEQYEQELKIRRLASHRSNLSPL; encoded by the exons ATGCCTAATCTGCAG CTCACAAGACTTGTCTGT CAACCCTTTCCCTCTATGCGGGTAAGCACTTTGCGTGTACCTGTATATGATGACCCTCAAGAAGACCTCTACAAGTATTTTGACCGCTGTGCTGATGCCATAGCCAGTGAGGCAGAACGGGGAGGCCGCACTGTTGTGTACTGCAAGAATGGACGCAGTCGCTCAGCTACTGTCTGTGTGGCCTATTTAATGAAGCACCAGGGTCTCACCTTGACAGATGCCTTCCAG GTAGTAAAAAGTGCCCGATCAGTAGTTGAGCCTAACCCTGGATTCTGGACTCAGCTGGAGCAATATGAACAGGAGCTGAAGATCAGGAGGTTGGCCAGCCACAGATCTAACCTCTCTCCACTTTAA
- the dusp28 gene encoding dual specificity phosphatase 28 isoform X1, producing MLQLSTVTDCLLISNARSACSNELIQKEEVTLCINVSKQQPFPSMRVSTLRVPVYDDPQEDLYKYFDRCADAIASEAERGGRTVVYCKNGRSRSATVCVAYLMKHQGLTLTDAFQVVKSARSVVEPNPGFWTQLEQYEQELKIRRLASHRSNLSPL from the exons ATGCTGCAGTTAAGCACAGTTACAGACTGTCTGCTGATCAGTAATGCCCGGTCAGCCTGTAGCAATGAACTTATCCAGAAGGAGGAGGTCACTCTTTGTATTAATGTTTCCAAGCAGCAACCCTTTCCCTCTATGCGGGTAAGCACTTTGCGTGTACCTGTATATGATGACCCTCAAGAAGACCTCTACAAGTATTTTGACCGCTGTGCTGATGCCATAGCCAGTGAGGCAGAACGGGGAGGCCGCACTGTTGTGTACTGCAAGAATGGACGCAGTCGCTCAGCTACTGTCTGTGTGGCCTATTTAATGAAGCACCAGGGTCTCACCTTGACAGATGCCTTCCAG GTAGTAAAAAGTGCCCGATCAGTAGTTGAGCCTAACCCTGGATTCTGGACTCAGCTGGAGCAATATGAACAGGAGCTGAAGATCAGGAGGTTGGCCAGCCACAGATCTAACCTCTCTCCACTTTAA